The DNA window GCAGCACGGCCCAGCGGGAACCCGCCCGCGAGCCCTTCCCCGAGGATCCTTTCCGGGAAGAGCCCTTCCCGGAGGAGCCGGTCCGCGAGGCGCCGCCCCGCAGCCGCCGCCCGGAACCGGAAACGCCGCAATACGCGGACTCCGCTGAATATTCCGAGTCGGCCGCCTACTCCGACTCCACGCAGTACGCCGCGTCCGCGCAGTACGCCGGGGGTGAGGACTCCTCGGATCCCTACGCCGGAAATTCTGCCCCGGCCGGGACGGCGTTCGCAGCCGAATCCGACTTCGCCGATCAGGTCGGCGCCGCTACGCCAGCCGATCGGTACCCGGGTGATCGGTACCCGGATGATCGCGCTCCGGGCGATCGGGCTCGGGATGACCGGCTGGCGGATGATCGGCCCTCAGATGACCGGCTCTTGGATGACCGGCTCTCGGATGATGATGAGCCCGATCTGGCCGATATGTCGGATGCTGACCGGGCCCGGTGGGCCGGGGAGCGGGACGCGGCGGAGCATTTCGCGGCGGAGCGCGGCGGCGTTTCGTCCCCTGCAGCAGACTATGCCGAATCCGACTCGGCCTCTGAATTCGACGGTCTCCGATCCGCGCCGGCCGGCGCGGACTACGACCACGCCTCCTCCACGATCGACGCCTCCCGTGCGCCGGAGTCCGATGACCCGTCGTGGCGGCGCCCGGCTGAGGCCGCAGCGGCCGCCGACGCCGCGCGGGACGCGGATGTGACGCGGGGCACGGATGACCCGAGCGGGCCGGATCTCACGCACCGCTCGGATGACCCGCGCGCCTCGGATGGCCTGCGCGGCTCGGATGGCCTGCGTGGTTCGGATGGCCTGCGTGGTTCGGATGGCCTGCGTGGTTCGGATGGCCTGCGTGGTTCGGATGGCCTGCGTGGTTCGGATGGCCTGCGTGGTTCGGATGGCCTGCGTGGTTCGGATGCGGTTCCGCCGGTGGATGCCGCTGCGGACGAGTTCGGCGAGCCGGATGACGACGATCCGGACGACGAGCCGCTGCCGCAGTCGGTGCGGCCGGCCGACGCGGTCCTGGTGGCCCGGCTCGACGCCGAGGTGCTGGTGGTCGACGGGCGTCCGCGCTACCACATGGCGGACTGCCCGCACCTGGTCGGCCGGCTGACCGAGCCGCTGCCGGCGAACGAGGCGGTCGAGCTCGGCTTCAGCCCGTGCGGCCTGTGCCGGCCGGTGGACCGGCTGGTCGCCGCGGTCGCCCGGCACTGAGCCGCCGTGAGCCCGCCGTGAGTCGCCGGGAGGCTGCGAGGAGTCGGGGCGGCCGGTGGGACGGCTCGGAACCCCGCGCCGCGGGTGGCCCCGCTGCCGGCCGGGCGGCGGGCACGGGGGATTCGGTTGTGGTGCGGGTTCGGCCCGGGGCGGGGCGGAACCGGGTCGGCGGGCGGTATGACGGACCGCACGGGCCGGCCTTGATCGTCGCGGTGAGCGCCCCGGCGGTCGACGGCCGGGCCACCGAGGCCGTCCGGCGGGCGCTCGCCGAGGCGCTCGGTGTGCGCCCCGCGGAGGTGGAGCTCCGGATCGGCGCGACGAGCCGGGACAAGGTGTTCACCGTCACCGCCGCGACCCGCGACTGGGAGCAGCGTCTCACCGCACTCCGTCAATAACCGTTAGTAAGCGCAGCATCACCATCGGTGTATCGTCGGTTATCCGACGACCTCCTGACTCGTTTCAGCTGGTTTGTCGCCGAGCGGGTGAGATGGTGGGTTGTCGGGGCTCCTCACCTTCCGTATCCTTGCCACCCTCACGCGTGCGCGGCTGTTTCTTGCCGCGCCGTTTGTGCAGGTGGGGGAAGATCAACGGCCGGGGAATCCGTCCCGGAAGCACGGGAACAGACCAGGGGACCGCAGGGGCGTACCCCGCGGATCCTTCAGACCGCTGTCGCCGCGCGCGAGCGCGGCCGAGGGAGCGACGATGGCCAAGGCAACCGAAGTCCGGTCCGGTTCGTCCGCTGCGGAGCGGAGCCGCAGCGCGGCGGAGACCGAGGAGATCCGGCAGGCTCTGGTCGCGCGGCTCACCGAGCTGCAGGCCGAGTACGATCAGTCGCTCAGCGAGATCACCGAGTTGCAGCGCGAGCGGCTCGCCGACTCGGCCGGGGACGACCAGGCCGACACCGGCACCAAGACGTTCGAGCGGGAGCAGGAGATCACGCTGGCCAACAACCTGCTCGAGCGGATCACACAGGTGGAACGCGCCATCGATCGACTCGGCTCGGGCAACTACGGTTGGTGTGAGCGGTGCGGTAACCAGATTCCGGTCGAGCGGCTGGCGGCGTTCCCGTCCGCGACGCTCTGTGTCTCATGCAAGCAGTTGGAGGAACGACGCTGAACGCCGATGAGCCGGCGACCGTGACACCGCGGTTCGCCCCCCGCGCCGTGGCCGTGCTGGCCGCGACCGCTGTGATCGCCGTCGCGGTCGACCAGTGGGTCAAGCACCTCTCCACCGAGAATCTGGAGCCGGGCGAGCCGGTCCGCATCCTCGGTGGGCTGGTCTACCTGTCGCTGTTCCGCAACGGAGGCGCGGCGTTCAGCCTGGGCAGTGACTACACCTGGGTCTTCCCGCTGATCACGCTCATCGTGGTCGGCTGGATCGGCTGGATGGCGAGCCGGCTGCGCTCGCTGCCCTGGGCGATCGCGCTCGGCCTGGTGCTGGGTGGCGCGCTGGGCAACCTCGGCGACCGGCTGTTCCGGGCGCCGAGCTTCCTCCACGGTCACGTGGTCGACATGATCAGTGTGTTCGGGCCGAACGGGCAGTACTTCGCGATCTTCAACATCGCCGACAGCTGCCTGAGCGTCGGTGTGGTGCTCGCGGTGCTGCTGGAGCTGACCGGCAGGCAGCGGGACGGCAGCCGGGTCAGCGTCAAGAAGAAGAGCACCGAGGAGAAAACGGCATGAGCGAGCTTGCGAGCGAATCGGCTGGCTCAGTCGTGAACTCATGCCGGCGTCGGCGCCGGAGCGCAG is part of the Actinoplanes missouriensis 431 genome and encodes:
- a CDS encoding collagen-like protein, with product MIVASLLLIPVAVVFLALGLINGSSNLLIAAIVVSLLVSVALVLGARQAAARRSTAQREPAREPFPEDPFREEPFPEEPVREAPPRSRRPEPETPQYADSAEYSESAAYSDSTQYAASAQYAGGEDSSDPYAGNSAPAGTAFAAESDFADQVGAATPADRYPGDRYPDDRAPGDRARDDRLADDRPSDDRLLDDRLSDDDEPDLADMSDADRARWAGERDAAEHFAAERGGVSSPAADYAESDSASEFDGLRSAPAGADYDHASSTIDASRAPESDDPSWRRPAEAAAAADAARDADVTRGTDDPSGPDLTHRSDDPRASDGLRGSDGLRGSDGLRGSDGLRGSDGLRGSDGLRGSDGLRGSDGLRGSDAVPPVDAAADEFGEPDDDDPDDEPLPQSVRPADAVLVARLDAEVLVVDGRPRYHMADCPHLVGRLTEPLPANEAVELGFSPCGLCRPVDRLVAAVARH
- a CDS encoding DUF167 domain-containing protein, with protein sequence MVRVRPGAGRNRVGGRYDGPHGPALIVAVSAPAVDGRATEAVRRALAEALGVRPAEVELRIGATSRDKVFTVTAATRDWEQRLTALRQ
- a CDS encoding TraR/DksA family transcriptional regulator, whose translation is MAKATEVRSGSSAAERSRSAAETEEIRQALVARLTELQAEYDQSLSEITELQRERLADSAGDDQADTGTKTFEREQEITLANNLLERITQVERAIDRLGSGNYGWCERCGNQIPVERLAAFPSATLCVSCKQLEERR
- the lspA gene encoding signal peptidase II, whose protein sequence is MQAVGGTTLNADEPATVTPRFAPRAVAVLAATAVIAVAVDQWVKHLSTENLEPGEPVRILGGLVYLSLFRNGGAAFSLGSDYTWVFPLITLIVVGWIGWMASRLRSLPWAIALGLVLGGALGNLGDRLFRAPSFLHGHVVDMISVFGPNGQYFAIFNIADSCLSVGVVLAVLLELTGRQRDGSRVSVKKKSTEEKTA